The Mesomycoplasma flocculare ATCC 27399 genome includes a window with the following:
- the serS gene encoding serine--tRNA ligase, which translates to MNIRLILNNKSFVEKKLADRGFDISIINKLYEKGVKKNILRQKIDKLLAIKNQISKEIGAYSRLQKDASSLRKQVNDIKKKTFELENEWTELDIWINQKILEIPNLPDDSVPFGTSELDNQVISHWGFPKKFDTRCKPHYEFGVFKEILDFKRAVKISGNRFIIYKNLGAKLVRALIAFMLDTHTATGYQEIIPNTLILSDSLYGAGQLPKFKNDLYSLNDSNLYLIPTAEVPLINYFRNEIIDLSKPISLVGYSKCYRSEAGSGGKDTKGLIRLHEFHKVELIKITNENDAMTEFEKVVRDASNILKLLEIPYRKVLLSTGDLGFSAKKTIDLEAWLPSENTYREVASISYCGDFQGIRAKIRYRDNKNNSYAHTINGSGLAIDRIVAILLEQFQNPDGSWNVPEVLEPYFR; encoded by the coding sequence ATGAATATTCGTTTAATTTTGAATAATAAATCTTTTGTTGAAAAAAAACTTGCAGATCGTGGTTTTGATATTTCAATTATTAACAAATTATACGAAAAAGGTGTAAAAAAAAACATTTTACGCCAGAAAATTGACAAACTTTTAGCAATAAAAAACCAAATTAGTAAAGAAATAGGTGCATATTCACGTTTGCAAAAAGATGCAAGCTCACTTAGAAAACAAGTTAATGATATTAAAAAAAAAACGTTTGAACTTGAAAATGAATGAACTGAGTTAGATATATGAATTAATCAAAAAATTCTGGAAATTCCGAATCTGCCCGATGATTCTGTTCCTTTTGGCACTTCAGAATTGGATAATCAAGTGATTTCCCATTGAGGTTTTCCAAAAAAATTTGACACTAGATGCAAACCACACTACGAATTTGGTGTTTTTAAGGAAATTTTAGATTTTAAAAGAGCTGTTAAAATTTCCGGGAACCGTTTTATTATTTATAAAAATCTTGGGGCTAAATTAGTTAGGGCCCTAATCGCTTTCATGCTTGATACCCATACTGCTACCGGCTATCAGGAAATCATCCCAAATACGCTAATTCTTTCCGATTCCCTTTATGGGGCAGGGCAACTTCCTAAATTTAAAAACGATTTATACTCTTTAAATGACTCTAATCTTTATTTAATTCCTACTGCTGAAGTTCCGCTTATAAATTACTTTCGCAATGAAATTATCGATCTTTCAAAACCAATTTCACTTGTTGGTTATAGCAAATGTTATCGCTCAGAAGCGGGAAGCGGCGGCAAGGACACAAAAGGTTTAATTAGGTTACACGAATTTCATAAGGTTGAGCTCATAAAAATTACAAACGAAAATGATGCAATGACCGAATTTGAAAAAGTTGTCCGCGATGCTTCTAACATTCTTAAATTACTCGAAATCCCTTATCGCAAGGTGCTTTTATCAACAGGTGATCTAGGTTTTTCAGCAAAAAAAACAATCGATTTAGAAGCCTGATTACCTTCTGAGAACACATACCGCGAAGTTGCCTCGATTAGTTATTGCGGCGATTTTCAAGGAATAAGAGCAAAAATTCGCTACCGCGATAATAAAAATAATAGCTATGCTCATACAATTAACGGCTCTGGATTAGCAATTGATCGTATTGTTGCGATTTTATTAGAACAATTCCAAAACCCAGATGGCAGTTGAAATGTTCCAGAGGTTTTAGAACCTTACTTCCGTTAG